The Primulina tabacum isolate GXHZ01 chromosome 10, ASM2559414v2, whole genome shotgun sequence region AGATTCATCCAAGTGGATTGAAGCACCGGAATctaagatgaattccatgcattcgaaccaagtgtggaatctcgtggatctacctgagggaattgttcccatagggtgtaaatggatttacaagaggtaacttggggcggatgggaatgtattgaccttcaaagcgcgattggtagcaaaaggatatattcaaagacaaggagttgactttgaggaaaccttttctccagttgcaatgttcaagtccattaggatattgctagccatagctgcatggtatgactttgagatatggcagatggatgtcaagacagcctttcttaatggggatattaaggaagagatttacatgtctcaacctgaagggtttacatctgtcagaagtgagcatatggtatgcaaacttcagagatctatttatggtctaaagcaggcatctaggagttggaaccttagattcgatagtacaatcaaagagtttggttttcctaagaatcctgaggaaccctgtgtgtataagaaggtcagtgggagtgctgtgacattcctggtgctttatgttgatgacattctactcattgcgaatgatgtaggaatgttgcaatcaaccaaGATATGGTTAgagagtaagttctcgatgcaggacttgggtgaagcatcttttgtattgggaatatagatctatagagatagatcaagaagattgcttggtctcacccgtccacatacattgataccatcgtgaagaggttctcgatggatgagtccaagagaggacatctaccaatgtgtcatggtgtgttcttatccaagtctatgtctcacaagactgatgcagagatagcggcgatgacacgcattccgtatgcatttgcaattggtagcatcatgtatgggatgatatctacacgtcctgacgtggctttcgcaccaagtgtagtgagtagatatcaatcgaaccccggtcttccacgttggaaagctgtgaaaggcatcctcaagtatttgagaaaggaccaataaattgttcttggtctatggaggtggggaactgaaattggaagtgtagaacccgtaaattagactacgtataagccatgcataattctagtattttaaaatgattttattgcatgagtatttaaatgcttttctttaaagttaattattttatgcagtcgtttaaatttttatcttttcagtaattcagtgaggtcggactggagttggagtttcgagataaaatttaagattcagaaaacatttccagaatttattttagctagcaagtaagttaatttaagtaataaggaggtttagggatttatttaaacaacttgaggtgagtagaaagtaagttcatttaagttccaataattaaggggttaattcactaaattatttaaaggataggtaaggctttaaagagttataaatttactaaataatcaacatttccccttcattttattgtgtAAATTTCGGCCCCTAGATGATTAAGCAAtgccttgccaactcatcatctttgacccattctttgttaagtttagcatgcaaacctttttaattattgatcaaccttaattaattaatattagagctTATCCTAACCTAGTCTAGCATGAGAGAATCGGCCACCTCACCTCCATTAACAccccaacaaatatttgatatcaaaccataattcaaatttcaaatttgtagacttggtcttgctttgttccctatattttgcacccatctccctcactcccctaaccaataTTCTCCTCCCCTATCCACCGAAATCAGAGAGCATTTTCAGAGTGTAAACCGTGGGATTCAGAGCTAAAACaagagaggaaaaaaaaattcagtagcaaGCTAggtagaaagcgctccacctcctccgcgccgaatcgtcttattctttcgtttttctttcaaaacaaaaccaggcatgcatatattcttccttgactcttcaatcaagtcctactagcattatttaacattacatgatcatatTTTGATagccaaaaaccgaaatatatcaagcaattttcagaaaaacaaaCATGCAGTTTTCGGATTTCATTGTGCTCCTCACGGGTTTCAttggttttgatggtttcaggtattggttcgattccaggctcccaaggcgacatctagacatgtaataggatgcattaggaccatgttggtccattcatttaaaCCCATgttcgctggaaagcaagaaaatgacagcaactccacctTTTGTCCATTTGAGTTTTCGAATTTCAGTTTTTTGCTGTCATATAGGAAATGATTCTGATCATGACTGccacaaggcctatagccatggttagatcacttccctagcatgtctaagacgtgccTAAGTCGTCCTtttggaggcttggtccatggtgaatcagtttttacaaaataacacaagaacagcccctccccatTTCGGCTTCCTCATGTTTACACCTTATATGTTTCAAcaatggtggaatggtgtggatcttgattggcctatggcccttagccacggttcataccataccccaagatgtctagatcatgccatggtcaatcaaatggccactggaacgacgcgaGACAAcaaacgaagcacaacaccacacacgcatacaaggtgttctcgggtgaaccTTTCGGGTTACTTCTGGAatggtgcgaattgtggctggcctagggcctttagccatggttcaaatcattctttgggattttggtaagagtctctggtcggtggttcaagtcccaatggccggtagtctcgaaaacgacacaagaaatgcgattgcacagctgctgtaatttgacagcaagtgGTGCTGTTGTTCTCAGGCGTGTTTCGaattctcggttggcttttagcctatggccttggactggacagggcctcatcgagttaggaaggtcatgtttttggccgttcgtgattcggatcatttttgaggtcgtacgagaatttacggtgcgatgtgccaaattgactctcgaaagagcgtttcatgttttggcctccatccacctagatttcgaccctcaccattttaggggtattacttcatcattttaggcgtattttaatcatgactacttgatgTTTCGgtattggttcgggttggtacagagtcatgattaaatacgaagtagtaggcgcaattgtctcagttttcgaattaaattgcatagtttggtcaagtaaaagctattgcatatttttcatggcatatgtaggttgcagcgagcctgggagcgatccaatccattcagtaaaattattgcatgatatttaattatgttgattaattatattacgtgcaaaaatattcattttgagatttatgcgatattgcttgtggtcactttactatcatgattaaacccgttcgccagttaccggtccggtcgccagttaccggtcagttcagttgtttcacccagtatactatggcagtagtctgatcagacgtacattattaaacccggtcgccagttaccggtcagctcagttcagttcagttcagggaccacttgcgtagaccataatctcaccagaaaattattacatgctatttcagtacagggctccaagcagcaaacattttcactatgattttcagttcagttatgcacgtattataattgctcatgacaagttattttcacattatgcctcatgacatgatatttttatcccatgcaaaattttactatttatttacttgttatttacgatatatgcatgttgagtttttagactcactagacttgattgttgtaggtactgatgatgtcgggaccgagggcggggaccagtgagccagctcgagtcggcagtaatAGGACCcaaggacctcagttcagcatttattattatttgattgctcaaacattttgattgtcgttggataaacttttactgttatttcgaaaatgttaatttcttccgcctgccattttgaacatcaaaatttatttatcagttcatttatgaatgaggcaattttaattatttaaaaagaaaattttaaatttttccgcaaagtttcaaacacggatttatAGGCCTCTAcaggaaggctataccgactctagcttccaaagcgatatcgatgactcgaagtcaacctctggatttatattcatgctcaatggtgctgctgtctcttgaaagagttccaagcaagacagtacacggattccaccactgaggccgaatatatagctgcatcagatgcagcaaagaaggctgtttggataaagaatttcgtccaagagttggacgtcattcctaatagaTTTGCTTCTGTctcggtgttgtgtgacaacacgggagctatagctcaagcaaaggagccaaggtctcatcagaagtccaaacatgtattgagaaagtaccacatcctccgagagattgtggaaataggagatgtctcgattgaccaagtcggctccgcagataatgttgctgatccactaactaagcctttacctggaccattattcgagaagcatcgcgaatcgatgggtttgaagcatatgggtagttggctctagtgcaagtgggagattgttagagtaggtgcacgtcgagccaagtgttggccgagtgttcacaatgaaactctatgtataaacgatctttattttaataatatttgaaattattattttggcacatctttatctgtatgcccatgctagttgcatagataaagcccttgaatatacaaatagtagaaagaatatgagatgctcatatgatgagtatcatgaaactcatatttggaatactgtatattctaaacagttcctagtcgattcagccgccgctaagaaggatataggccgctcgagttcgagactagtatatgcgatgtgagtaccatgtttcattggtaggggacattgtgatgtccgagcatgcagataggtgctccttgtagagtgcactgaacaaccctccataaaggactttccaagtggttctcacttatcgagtggaaacgtcctagtttatggttgtacaccattagtccttatgacccgggacaacattgaggctctatgtgctagaattacactttgacttgtttaccaactctcatggggtcatcaggtggcaaggttgggtgttctgtcgaaacatataggagtcgatgcattgtagtctgggattcaccgcttaccttcgggtatggatatcctatgtgttctcatttatgtgtagtatgaaatctctgatcagagtatggtggtaattatgaaaggggtttcatagattacaccatcgatgcaactacgacatgacacatagtatcgattcattgacaactctcgatataccaatgattgtcggaatcggtcaggatatataagttgaagggaccgtactgtacgctatacatatttgaatggttcttgcatgcactatcatttgatacctagggaatcatgtaagcgatgctgctaggcgtttaacatgattggttgggtactatcagacttgagttctgacattcttgttatcaaggagttgataagtaagaatgaagcaagtggggtatgctcatataaggacatgtttagtccgaatcacatggagatgtgaacccacggctagttgtatcaatgaaccattgaggatcacacaagtactagctttctagatcccgttgagaagtaaaatagttcaatgtgttgaacggcttataaaagagtttataagcgtaaataaaatagaagtatgacttctataaggagaatgtaacttttaatttgaggaagtgttcctaaattaaaatttggccaaacgagtaatgtatttgaaaattgtgattttcatatacattattatggactaaattaaattaattcaagtgttgaattaattaaacactagtggacctagtagagtccaaataattaaattaattcaagtgttggattaattaaacaacattgggccttgtagagcccaattagaaacaattattaaactagtggacttgagtaatatcaagtaaaggttaaatggtctcaaatgtctttgagacaatttaaataaaagtccatgggccttgtaattgttacaagcccaagtaaaaTGCATGTTTGGAAGATGAAGGGTTGGAGAAACCTTTTTGCTttaactttttccacaaccaagaaaatacTACTCCCCTTTGGCCGATTTTTCATGTTCATTTCTCCTAATTTTTGTTTTCAATGGTTGGAGAAAACActtacttctcaaagaaaaatcctcatatttttctagtgcaaaatataaggggatcttcctagttggtggtgggcttgatttttgaacaaggagtgttcaaaggggaggcttgtagattgtcatccttgaagagcttagttgtttatcaactaagttggagccatcatcaatcttgagagattgataggtaaaatttctaaacaccctatgtatgacatattgtgttttgtatttgctacacatcttagtagaggtgttcggttttcttgaaaataaaattttgaacttccgttgcgcatttgaacaccttaTTCGATCCTCTTTCACTATAGACTTCTGATTTCAGAGTCAGCTGTCCTGTCATCGCATACTCAGGTGCACAATATCCACATGTACCCATAACCCTCGTGGATACATGTGTGTTATCCCCAACTGGGCGGAGCTTGGCTAACCCAAAGTCGGATAGCTTCGGATGATACCCTTCACCAAGCAAAATATTTGAGCATTTCAGGTCACGGTATATAACAGGAGGGCTAGCTTTGTTATGTAAATACTCCAACCCTTTCGCTGCTCCAGCTGCTATTCTCATCCTTGTGTTCCAATCAAGCTGTGTCCTACCCGGCACTGGATCTGCATAACAAAATTTGCAAGTCTTTAACGATTTATAGCATCATTTTAGGTATAACGTATTGATGAAATAAGATTAATTATGTAACATACCATTTAGATGTTCATCCAAAGATCCCAGAGGCATGTATTCATAAACCAGAAGCCTCTGGTCTCCATCAGCGCAGTAGCCAATTAAATTTACGAGGTTCGGATGATCTAATAGACATAACATCAAAACCTCGACTAGAAACTCTCTGTTTCCCTGAAGCCCATTTCGATCAAGCTGCTTGATTGCAACAACCTAAAATGAATGCAACAGGTCTTTTTAGAAACATGCTAGTTCTTAACCAGCAACAACCCACGACACCAAAGCAAAAGAGAAATAGCCTTCATTAAAGTAAACAATGAGATCGGTTATCTAATCCACGTACTTGATTTGAGCTTCCCAGCTGTCCTTTGTACACTCTACCAAAGCCTCCCTCCCCAAGTAGACAATCACCACGAAAATTTCTGGTAGCAGCTGCCATCTCGCGGAAAGTGAAAATCTTGGCTGCAATTTTATTGGAGGATCCATCCTTAGGGACACTGTCAAATTTACCTGAACACAAATGACATATTATATACTAACAGAATAACTACCGAAGTCGAGGAGGACAAGGGATATTTCTACCTCATACCCATAGGAGAAGGATATAGAAAATCTCACCAAACCACCTACAGTATTTATACATCAATACAGAAATGCAATATTCAAAGAGCAAAATACTTATAAATTTGAGGTGTATACAACGAGAATTCGTCCCTGATATGATAGTTTGTTTGCTAAACATCCAAAACCCCTTCAAAGTTCATCCAATCTGAAAATCCCATCACAAAAATCTTAAAGAAACCTCTAATTCACCAGGGAGATCTGAAAACCAACGAAAAAACAAATTTCAACTCACTCAGAAACAATCAGGCATCGGACCAAAAGGGATGCCACAAAAGAATCAAACTTTTTCAGATATTTCAAGAAAGACAGCATATTTATTCAAGAACCCTTGGACATTATTCGACCAAACACATAAACAAATAACGAGCTAATAAAGATAACTTCTCTCTACAAAGAAATTTCTACTtcaaaaaaaagaataaatcCCTTTAAATCAAGAGACTGCACCTGAAGCAGGTCGGATTTGTTCAAGAGACTGAttcttcttcctcttcttcgAGTCCAGCTTCGATTTTCCTGCGCAGAGAAACCATCCACCCATTGCTCTTTctctcacacactcacacacgcGCACAAACAGCTGGAGAGAGAAGGAGAAGGTTTGATCAAGTGTGATGACACGACGAAACGAGAATATTCACAGTGCAAATTCTTTTcaagttttataaaattaatttatgaattttttattttattgcaatgaTGTTTGATGTCATCTCTATTTCTTTAAGTTTttttatattcatttttttttatcataaagtATTTTGATAAAGTtagaaacaataaaaaaaaaattgcataatAAAATCTTTCTAACTTGTAACATTCGACTAGTTGGTTCATCCATGTTTTACTAGTTTTTCACTTCATCAAGTTTCGATTTCATTTCTTTTTGTTATACA contains the following coding sequences:
- the LOC142505572 gene encoding putative serine/threonine-protein kinase PBL7 translates to MGGWFLCAGKSKLDSKKRKKNQSLEQIRPASGKFDSVPKDGSSNKIAAKIFTFREMAAATRNFRGDCLLGEGGFGRVYKGQLGSSNQVVAIKQLDRNGLQGNREFLVEVLMLCLLDHPNLVNLIGYCADGDQRLLVYEYMPLGSLDEHLNDPVPGRTQLDWNTRMRIAAGAAKGLEYLHNKASPPVIYRDLKCSNILLGEGYHPKLSDFGLAKLRPVGDNTHVSTRVMGTCGYCAPEYAMTGQLTLKSEVYSERGSNKVFKCATEVQNFIFKKTEHLY